The nucleotide window GACCTCGTCACCGTCGTAGAGCGCATCGACATCGATTTCGATGGCGTCTTCGAGGAACCGGTCGACGAGCACTGGGCGGTCGACGGAGATCTCCGTGGCGGTGGCCATGTAGTCGAGCAGCTGGGTGCGATCGTAGACGATCTGCATTCCGCGTCCGCCGAGGACGTAGGAGGGGCGTACGAGCACCGGGTAGCCGATGTTCTCCGCGATCTCCGCGGCCTCCGCGGCGGTCACCGCTGTGCCGTGCTTGGGCGCGGTGAGTCCGGCACGTTCGAGGACGGCACCGAACTCGCCGCGGTCCTCGGCCAGGTCGATGGCTTCGGGCTGGGTGCCGAGCACTGGCACACCGGCGGCCTTGAGGCGATCCGCAAGTCCCAGCGGGGTCTGTCCGCCGAGGGTGCAGACGACGCCGAGGACCTCACCGGCGGCGAGCTCGGCATGGTAGACCTCCATGACGTCTTCGAAGGTCAGCGGTTCGAAGTAGAGACGGTCGGCGGTGTCGTAGTCGGTCGAGACGGTCTCCGGGTTGCAGTTGACCATGATCGTCTCGTACCCGGCCGAGGAGATCGCCATCGTCGCGTGGACGCACGAATAGTCGAATTCGATGCCCTGGCCGATCCGGTTCGGACCGGAGCCGAGGATGATCACTGCCGGGCGGTCGCGCGGCATGACCTCGGTCTCGGCGTCGTAGGACGAGTAGTGGTACGGGGTCTTGGCCTCGAATTCGCCGGCGCAGGTGTCGACGGTCTTGAACACCGGACGCACGCGCAGGGCGTGCCTGATGCCGGCGACGACATCGGTGTCGAGGTTGCGCAGCGCCGCGATCTGCTCATCGGAGAACCCGTGGTTCTTCGCGACCCGCAGCACCTGCTCATCGAGTTCGTCGGCATCGCGGATGTGCGCTGCGACCTCATTGATGAGCTGGATCTGGTCGAGGTACCAGGGGTCGATCTCGCAGGCGTCGAAGACCTCGGCCGCGCTCAGTCCGGCGGCCAGTCCGCGTTGGACGGAGTGGATGCGATCGGCGGTGGCGTGGGAGATCGCCTCGAGCACGGATTCGCGGACGTCCTCATCAGTGACGTCGGGCAGTTCGGCCCAGCTGAAGGATGAGTCCTTCTGCTCCATCGACCGCATCGCCTTCTGCAGGGCGGTGGTGAAGTTGCGTCCCAGGGCCATGACCTCGCCGACGGATTTCATCGTCGTCGTCAGGGTCGGGTCGGCGGCCGGGAACTTCTCGAAGGTGAAGCGGGGGATCTTCACGACCACATAGTCAAGGGTCGGTTCGAAGCTTGCCGGGGTCACCTTCGTGATGTCGTTGGGGATCTCATCGAGTGAGTATCCGACGGCGAGCTTCGCCGCCATCTTCGCGATCGGGAAGCCGGTGGCCTTCGACGCCAGCGCCGAGGAGCGGGAGACGCGCGGGTTCATCTCGATGGTGATGATGCGTCCGGTCGCAGGATCGACCGCGAACTGGATGTTGCAGCCGCCTGTGTCCACGCCCACGGCGCGGATGATGGCGATGCCGATGTCACGCATCTCCTGGTACTCACGGTCGGTCAGCGTCAGCGCCGGGGCCACGGTGATCGAGTCGCCGGTGTGCACACCGACAGGGTCGACGTTCTCGATCGAGCACACGACGACGACGTTGTCCTTGTTGTCGCGCATGAGTTCGAGTTCGTACTCCTTCCACCCGAGGATCGACTCTTCGAGGAGCACCTCGTGGGTGATGGAGTCGGCGAGCCCGGCTCCGGCGATGCGGCGCAGGTCCGCTTCGTCATAGGCCATGCCCGAGCCGAGTCCGCCCATGGTGAAGGAGGGACGGACGACGACGGGGTAGTTGAGCTCCTCGGCGGCGGCAATGGTCTCTTCGAGGGTGTGGCAGATGGCCGAGCGGGCCACCTCGGCGCCGCAGGCTTCGGCGATGTCCTTGAACTTCTGGCGGTCCTCACCGCGTTGGATCGCTTCGACGTCGGCGCCGATGAGTTCGACGCCGTACTTCTCGAGCACTCCGGCGTCGTGGAGGGCGATGGCAGCGTTGAGCGCGGTCTGTCCGCCGAGCGTGGGCAGGAGCGCATCGGGGCGCTCCTTCTCGATGATCGTCTCGATCACCTGCGGGTCGATGGGCTCGACGTAGGTGGCGTCGGCGATGTCCGGGTCGGTCATGATCGTCGCCGGGTTCGAGTTGATGAGGATCACGCGCAGGCCCTCGGACCGCAGGACGCGGCAGGCCTGGGTGCCGGAATAGTCGAATTCGCAGGCCTGGCCGATGACGATCGGGCCGGAGCCGATGACGAGGACGGATGTGAGGTCTTGTCTCAGTGGCATAGGTGTACTCCTTAGGCCTGGGCAGCCGAATCGGCCTGGGAAGCGGACATGAGGTCGGCGAAGCGATCGAACAGGTAGGCGGAATCGTGCGGTCCGGCAGCGGCCTCGGGGTGGAACTGAACGGAGAAGGCCGGGATGTCGAGGCAGGCCAGGCCCTCGACGACGTCGTCGTTGAGGCACACATGGGAGACGATGACGCGACCGTAGTCGGGACTCTGCGGTGCTGTCGTCTCCCCGTCCAGCGGGGCGTCGACGGCGAAGCCGTGGTTCTGGGAGGTGATCTCGACCTTGCCCGTCGTGCGGTCCATGACGGGCACGTTGATGCCGCGGTGGCCGAAGGGCAGCTTATAGGTGCCGAAGCCCAGGGCACGGCCGAGCAGCTGGTTGCCGAAGCAGATGCCGAAGAACGGAATCTTCGCATCGAGCACCGAGCGCAGCAGTTCGACCTGGTCATCCGCTGTGGCAGGGTCCCCGGGGCCGTTGGAGAAGAAGACTCCGTCGACGCCGAGGGCCTGGATCTCTTCGAAGGTCACGGTCGAGGGCAGGAGGTGGACATCGATGCCGCGTTCGGCCAGACGCTCGGGTGTCATCGATTTGATGCCGAGGTCGACGGCGGCGACGCTGAACTTCTTCTCTCCGCGGGCGGGAATGAGCTGCGGTTGCCTGATCGAGACTTCGTCGACGAGGTTGGCCCCGGCCATCTGCGGCGAGGCTTGGACACGGGCGAGAAGCTCGGATTCGGCCGCCTCGGCGGCGGGTCCGGAGAAGATGCCCATGCGCATGGCGCCCTTGTCGCGCAGGTGACGGGTCAGGGCGCGGGTGTCGACATCGCTGATGCCGACGATTCCGGATTCGCGCAGCCAGTCGACGAGGTCGCCTTCTGAGCGCCAGTTCGATGACATCCGGGAGGCATCGCGGACGACGTATCCGGCGGCCCAGATCTGAGCGGACTCATCGTCGGTGCGGTTGATGCCGGTGTTGCCGATGTGCGGGGCGGCCTGGATGATGATCTGCCGATGATAGGACGGATCGGTCAGAGTCTCCTGATAGCCGGTCATCGCGGTGACGAACACGGCTTCGCCGGTCGTCTCGCCGATGGCGCCGTATGCGGATCCGTGGAAGGTCCGGCCGTCTTCGAGGATGAGGACAGCGGGTGTGGTGGAAAAGCTCATTGTGCCTCTTCGATCATTTCGCGGATGCGGTCGACGGTGGGGGTGGTGGATGCTGAGTAGCGGGCGCGGAAGCCCGTGTCGACGAGGGTGTCACCGAGGCGCCAGGTGATGCGCACGATGCCTCCGCGTTCGACGAACTTCCCGATCATGCCCGAGGTGGTGTCCACGGAGACGATGTCCCGGCGCGGGATGAGGAAGTCCTCGCGTCCGGCCAGGTCCATGATCACGCCGCCGTCGGTGATGACGAGCTCACCGGTGGTGCGGATGCCCAGACCGTGGACGGCGACGCGTTCGAGCGGGTGGCCGGCCTTCGTCGTCGAGACGTAGGAGCCTTCGACGGGTTCGGCGACGCGGGTGATTCCCATGTGCGGCTTCGGCGGGGTGACGACCGCGGACTGGGACTGCTTGCGTCGGCTCCACCCCCAGGCGATCGCGATGATCACCGCGACGATGACGACGGCGACGATGAGGGTGCCTACTGATCGGTCCATGATGCTCCTGCCGGGTGGGGTGTGGTCAGTGACCCTGCGGCCAGTACCCGGTGGCCGTAGAAGAAGGTGTCGGTGACCTTCGCGGTGACTTCGATCCCGGCGAAGGGGTTGTTGCGTCCCTTCGTGGCGTGATCGGCGGGTTCGATCGTATGCCGGGCGGCGGGGTCGACGAGGACGATGTTCGCGCTCGCACCGACCGCCAGGCTGCCGTGTCCGGAGGCGCCGGTGATGCGCGCGGGTGCCGCCGACATCACGCGGGCGACGTCACCGAAGTCGAAGTCGTGGCCGGCCATGGCTTCGACGACGATCGACAGCGCGGTCTCCATGCCGACCATGCCCATGGCCGCGGCCGTCCACTCGCTGCATTTGTGTTCGGCGGTGTGCGGGGCGTGGTCGGTGCCGACCACGTCGATGGTGCCGTCGGCCAGGGCCTCGCGCAGCGCCTGGACATCGGCGTCAGTGCGCAGCGGCGGGTTGACCTTGTAGACGGGGTCGAAGGTGCGCACGAGTTCGTCGGTGAGCATGAGGTGGTGCGGGGTCACTTCGGCGGTCACGGCCACTCCCCTGGACTTGGCCCAGCGGATGAGGTCGACGCTGCCGGCGGTGGACACATGGCAGACGTGCAGGCGGGAGCCGACGTGTTCGGCCAGCAGCACATCGCGGGCGATGATCGACTCCTCGGCCACGGCCGGCCAGCCGGGCAGACCGAGTTCGGCTGAGACGGTGCCCTCGTTCATCTGTGCGCCTTCGGTCAGGCGCGGCTCCTGTGCGTGCTGGGCGATGATCCCGTCGAAGGTCTTGACGTATTCGAGGGCGCGGCGCATGAGCAGCGGGTCGGAGACGCAGATTCCGTCGTCGGAGAACATCCGCACGCGCGCCTCCGAGCGGGCCATCGCACCGAGTTCGGCCAGCTGTCGGCCTTCGAGTCCGGTGGTCACGGCTCCGACGGGCACGACTTCGGTGAAGCCGGCGGCCCGGCCCAGGCGGTGCACCTGTTCGACGACTCCGGCGGTGTCGGCCACGGGCGCGGTGTTGGCCATGGCATGCACGCACGTGTATCCGCCGGCGGCCGCCGCACGGGAGCCGGTGAGGACCGTCTCCGCGTCTTCCTTGCCGGGTTCGCGCAGGTGGGTGTGCATGTCGACGAGGCCCGGCAGGGCCACGAGTCCGCTCGCCTCGACGATCTCGGCATCGCCTCCGGCGACGAGTTCGGGGTCGACGATGCGTCCTTCACGGATGGCGATGTCGGCGACTCCGCGTCCGAGCACATCGGCTCCGCGGATGAGGTAATCAGTCATTGGTCTCCTCCTGACCGGTCAGCAGACGGTAGAGGACCGCCATTCGCACGCTCACTCCGTTCTCGACTTGGTCGAGGACGAGGGCGCGGGGTGAATCCGCTGCGGCAGCGGAGATTTCGAATCCGCGGTTCATCGGTCCCGGATGCATGATGAAGGTGTGTTCGGGCAGCTTCGCGAGCCTGGCGGCGCTCAGACCCCACAGGCGCGCGTATTCGCGTTCATTGGGAAAGAACGATTCGTGCATGCGCTCGTGCTGGACGCGCAGCATCATCACGGCCGCGAAGTCCTCGGCGCTCAGTGCCGCGTCGAAGTCGTAGTGCACGGTCACCGGCCAGTCCTCCACGCCCCACGGCAGCAGCGTGGGCGGGGCGATGAGGTGGACATCGGCGCCGAGGCGGGCGAGTAAGTGGACGTTGGATCGGGCCACCCGCGAGTGCAGGATGTCGCCGACGATGGCGACCTGCGCCCCGTCGAGGCCCTGACCGCGGGGTCCCCCGGACACCGGCCCCGAGGCGGGGACTCCGGCCAGCGCCCGGCGCAGGGTGAAAGCGTCGAGCAGGGCCTGGGTGGGGTGTTCGTGTGTGCCGTCGCCGGCGTTGACGACGGGGACGTCGATCCATCCGGTGTGGGCCAGCCGGTGTGCGGTGCCGGCCCCGGCGTGGCGGACGACGATCGCATCGGCGCCCATCGCGGAGATCGTCTGGATGGTGTCCTGGAGGCTCTCGCCCTTCGACACCGAGGATCCCTTGGCGGAGAAGTTGAGCACATCGGCCGAGAGGCGTTTGGCCGCAGCTTCGAAGGACAGCCGGGTGCGGGTGGAGTCTTCGAAGAAGAGATTGACGACCGTGCGCCCGCGCAGCACGGGCAGCTTTTTGACTTCCCGTTCGGAGACGAGTGCCATCTCCTCGGCGATGTCGAGAATGCCGATGGCGTCCTCACGGCTCAGCGAGGCGGTGTCGAGCAGGTGCTTCATTCGCGTCCTCCCGAGATGGACACGGAGTCGGATCCGTCGATCTCGGTGAGCGTGACGTTGACGCGTTCGCTGCTCGAGGTCGGCAGGTTCTTGCCCACATGGTCGGCGCGGATCGGCAGGTCACGGTGGCCGCGGTCGACGAGGACGGCGAGGCGGACCTTTGCGGGGCGGCCGACATCGGCCAGGGCGTCGAGTGCGGCCCGGATGGTGCGTCCGGAGAAGAGCACATCGTCGACGAGGACGACGGTCTTCGCATCGATGCCCTCGGCCGGGATGGCGGTGGGTTCGGGAGCCCGGTAGGAGCCTCCGCGCAGATCGTCGCGGTACATCGTGATGTCGAGGCTGCCGGCGAGGTCGTTCGCGGTCTCGGGGCGGCCCGAGATCGAGGCGATCGCCTCGGCGAGTCGGTGGGCCAGCGGGACTCCACGGCGCGGGATGCCGAGGAGGACGAGGTCGTCGCTGCCCTTGTTGGATTCGATGATCTCGTGGGCGATGCGGGTGATCGCCCGCGATATATCGGGTGCGTCGAGCACAGTTCGCTGTGTCATGCTTCCCCTTCTCCGCCTCTCCGGACGGTGGTTAAAGGAGTGGTTCGATTCGATTGTAGACCCGGTGCAGGCGGCACCGGTGGGAGGGTCCGGAGTCCGGACCCTCCGACTCAGATGAGCGTCGGTTTGATGTCGAGGATGCGAGAGAGCAGCCCCGAGACGAAGCCGGGTGAATCGTCGGTGGAGAACTGCCGGGCCAGGGACACTGCCTCGTCGATGGCCACCTTGTCGGGGACATCGTCGTTGTAGAGCAGTTCCCACGTGCCGATCTCGAGCAGAGACCGGTCGACGGCGGGCATCCGATCCAGTGTCCACCCCTGCGAGTAGGTGGAGATGATCTCGTCGATCTCCACCTGCTTCTCAGCGATGCCGGAGACGATCTCGACCGCGTATTCCTTCATCGGGTAGTCGGGGTCGTTCGACCGCATGGTGACGAGTTCGTCCATGGCCAGTCGACGCTGCCCGGCTTCGAAGAGCAGCTCGAGAGCCCTGCGACGGGCTCGGGTTCGTGCGGATGCCACTTACTTGACGCGACCGAGGTAGTCGCCGCTGCGGGTGTCGACCTTGACCTTGGTGCCCTCTTCGAGGAACAGCGGCACCTGGATCTCGTAACCGGTCTCGAGCGTCGCCGGCTTCGATCCGCCGGTCGAACGGTCGCCCTGCAGACCGGGTTCCGTGTGGGTGATGGTCAGTTCCACCGAGGGCGGCAGCTCCACGGACAGGGCGGTGCCTTCGTGGAAGGACACCTGCAGGTCCTGGTTCTCGAGCATGTAGTTCGCGGCATCGCCGACGAGGTCTGCGGAGATGTTGACCTGGTCGTAGTCCTTGGCGTCCATGAACACGTAGTCGGTGCCGTCATGGTAGAGGTACTGCATGTCGCGGCGGTCGACGTTGGCGGTCTCGACCTTGGTGCCGGCGTTGAACGTCTTGTCGATGATCTTGCCGGAGATCACGTTCTTGAGCTTGGTGCGAACGAACGCCGGACCTTTGCCGGGCTTGACGTGCTGGAACTCCAGCACCTGCCACAGCTGGTTGTCGAGGTTGAGCACGAGGCCGTTCTTCAGGTCGTTCGTTGTCGCCACTAATTCGTCCTTCTTCGCTTCGGTCCAGATCACCGAACGGTGATCGCAGTTGGCCGGCGTCGTCCGTGACCCGCTGTCCGGGGTCGACGAATACGCCACTGGGCAAGTCTAGCAAGCTCAGGGTGCCGCTTCCATCCGCGGCCGCCTGCGCACCGGGCAGAGACCAGTCGGAACCGGTCAGAGCCGATCGGGTGTTCAGCCGAGGTCGGTGCTCAGGGAGATCTTCGGTGAGCTCTCCCCGATCTCCTGGTACGCGGTGAAGAGGATCGAGGCGTCGGGGATCTCGACGGTGCTCGGTTCGCCGATTCCGCTCAGCAGCACCATGCGCAGCATCGCTCCCCGCGCTTTCTTGTCCCGCTTCATGGTGTCCAGCAGCTGCGGCCACACGTCCGAGCGGTATCCGATGGGCAGGCCGAGCTTGCTCAGCAGCTCCCGGTGGAGGTCGACGACGTCGTACGGGAGGTTCTTGACCATCGAGGCGACCTCGGCGGCGAAGACCATGCCCACGGACACTGCCGCACCGTGGCGCCACTGGTAGCGCTCCTTGTGTTCGATCGCGTGGCCGAGGGTGTGTCCGTAGTTGAGGATCTCCCGGCGACCGGATTCCTTGAAGTCGCCGGAGACGACCTCGGCCTTGACGCGCACGGAGCGTTCGATGAGTTCGCGCAGCACCGGCCCCTGCACATCGCCGATCTCCTCCTTCGTATGGGAGGAGATGAGATCGAGGATGGTCTCATCGGCGATGAAGCCGGTCTTGACCACCTCGGCGAGGCCGGTGAAGAGTTCGTTCTCCGGCAGGGTGCCGAGTGTATCGAGGTCGACGAGCACGCCGGCGGGAGCATGGAAGGATCCGACGAGGTTCTTGCCTTCGGCCGTGTTGATCCCGGTCTTTCCCCCGACTGCGGCGTCGACCATGCCGAGCACGGTGGTGGGGATGTGGATGACGCGGATCCCCCGCAGCCATGTGGCTGCGACGAAGCCGCCGAGGTCGCTCACGGCTCCCCCGCCGACGGTGACGATGGCATCGGTGCGGGTGAAGTCCGACTGGCCGAGCACCTGCCAGCAGAAGGCTGCGACCTGGACGTGTTTGGCCTCTTCGGCGTCGGGGATCTCCGCTGCGACTGCGTTCAGTCCTGCGGCGGCGAGATCGTCGCGGACGGTCTCACCGGTGGTGCGCAGGGCGCGCGGGTGGATGACGAGGACCTTCTCGACCCGGTTTCCCAGCAGTTCGGGAAGTTCCCCGAGCAGTCCCTGGCCGACGAGGACCGGATAGGTTCCGCCGGCGTCGACATCGATGCGTGTGAGGCTCATTCGTCCGTCTTCCTGATCTGTCTCGAGTGTCTTCTACGGCCGGTGCGCGGCTGCGCGGCGGCCCCGGCCCAGCCTAGCCCTGCCGAGGCGGTGCGGGCGAAGTCTCCCGTGTCCGTGGTGGGCAAGGTCTCATCCCGCGGACTGCCCTTCAACCGGGGTGGGCGGCCGTTCAGCTGGGGCCGCAGTTTCAGCCTGGCGCGCCGGTCCTGTCCTCGTCGTCGTCCGGATGCGCGTACTTCGCGTACTCTTCGGCCCGCTGCAGTCCCGTGAGCACATCGACGACACGGTTGACCACCGTCGACGGCGGCGAGTTCGACGCGTGCACGCGGAAGGTCTCGACCTGTTCGTAGTACGGTTCGCGTTCCTGGACCAGGGCGAGCCAGTTCTCCACGGCGGTGCCGGCCCCGCGCAGCAGCGGGCGGTGCGGAGCGGTCAGGCGCTGGGCCACGGTCTCGACATCGATATCGATGTGCACGACCTTGATCGCCGGGTGGAGCAGCTGGGCGCGGGTTCCTGAGTTGAGGATCGCTCCCCCGCCGAGGGACACGATTCCCGGACGGTCGAGCAGCCGGCGCAGGGCTCGACGCACGACTTCGCGTTCGATCCTGCGGAAATGGTCCTCACCGCGTTCGACGAAGATCTCGGAGATGACTCCGTACTTCTCGACGATGTTCGCATCGGTGTCGATGAGCGGCAGACCGAGGCGGTCGGCCAGCAGCCTGCCGATCGTCGACTTGCCGGCTGCCGGGGGCCCGGACAGCACGATGCGCGAGAGCGCGGCGGGTACCGGTTCCAGCGGCGGAACCGGTTTCGGGAGCGGGGCGTGGTTCATTGCCCGATGCGGAGGTTCTCCGGAATCGCCGCAGCGTAGGCGTCCAGATTCCGTTTCGTCTCGGCCACAGAGTCGCCGCCGAACTTCTCGACCACGGCCTCGGCGAGGACGAGGGCGACCATCGCTTCGGCCACGACTCCGGCGGCAGGCACCGCGCAGACGTCGGACCGCTGATGATTCGCCTTCGCGGCCTCACCGGTTTCGACGTCGACGGTCGCCAGTGCCCGCGGGACGGTGGCGATCGGCTTCATTCCGGCACGCACCCGCAGCGGTCCGCCTGTGGACATTCCGCCCTCGGTGCCGCCGGCGCGGTTGCTCACGCGTCGGAATCCGTCGGGGCCGACTTCCAGTTCGTCATGCGCCTGCGATCCCGGGCGCTTCGTCGTGAGGAAGCCGTCACCGACTTCGACGCCCTTGATCGCCTGGATGCCCATGAGGGCACCGGCGAGGCGGGAATCGAGGCGACGGTCCCAATGCACGTGGGATCCGAGGCCCGGAGGCAGGTCGTAGGCCACGACCTCGACGACTCCGCCGAGGGTGTCCCCGGCCTTCTTCGCCGCATCGATCTGCGCGACCATCGCCGCCGACAGATCAGCGTCGAAGCAGCGCACCGGATCGGCGTCGAGGGATTCGACATCGGCCGCGGTGGGCAGGGCGGGTTCAGTGTCCGAATCCTGTTCGGCCGTGCCGATGGCCACGGTGTGGGAGACGAGGGTGATGCCGAGTTCGCGCAGGAACTTCGCTGCCACGGTGCCCAGGGCCACCCGCATCGCGGTCTCGCGCGCCGACGCGCGTTCGAGCACCGGGCGGGCCTCGTCGAAGCCGTACTTCTGCATTCCGACGATATCGGCGTGGCCGGGGCGGGGACGGGTGAGCGGGGCGTTGCGTGCCAAGCCCTCGAGTTCGGCGTCATCGATGGGGTCGGCGCTCATCACGGATTCCCATTTCGGCCATTCCGTATTGCCGACCTCGATCGCCACGGGGGAACCGAGGGTCTCGCCGTGGCGGACGCCGCCGAGCAGCCTCACCTCGTCGGCCTCGAACTTCATCCGGGCGCCGCGGCCGTAGCCGAGTCGACGGCGAGCCAGGCTCGCCCGGATATCGTCTCTGGTGATCGGTACATGGGCCGGAAGCCCCTCAATGATCCCGGTCAGCGCCTCGCCGTGGGATTCGCCTGCAGTCAGCCATCTCAACATTCCACCGATTCTACAAAACGATCGGGGCGAACATGGACCCCAGCCACATCCCGGATAGCATCGCCGGTCCGAAGGCGATCGTCACGCCGCGCACCCGCCTGGCCCGAATCACCCCGATGAGCGCCCACACGCCGGCGATGAGCATCATCACGACAAGCACCAGCGCCGGTGCCCACATGTCGTAGAGTCCGGCGACGGCGAAGACGAGGAACGAGACCTTCACATCCCCGAGCCCCATCGTCTGCCTGCGCAGCACCCGCCCGAGCAGGTGGAGGAGCGCGAAGAGGACCAGGGCCGCGAGACCTGCGAAGAAAGCCGTGAACCACGCCGGTGAGGCGCCGAGGATGGAGCCAGTGATGATCACGGCCAGTCCGGCGATGGCGGTCGGCAGCACGATCCGGTCGGGCAGCCGGCGCACGATGATATCGGTGGTGAAGAGGAACGGGGTTGTGCCGGCGGCGAGGCCGAGAAGACAGGCGGTGCCGATCCGGTCGGCGGAATTCGGCTGCGGCGGGGTGAATGTCGTCCCGCTCAGGGGCGCATACGCGCTCCATCCGGAACCGACGAGCTGGTGGAGCGGGAACGCCCACGCGGCCGCGGCAGCGAGGACGAGGCCGATGAGCAC belongs to Brevibacterium spongiae and includes:
- the aroC gene encoding chorismate synthase, with the translated sequence MLRWLTAGESHGEALTGIIEGLPAHVPITRDDIRASLARRRLGYGRGARMKFEADEVRLLGGVRHGETLGSPVAIEVGNTEWPKWESVMSADPIDDAELEGLARNAPLTRPRPGHADIVGMQKYGFDEARPVLERASARETAMRVALGTVAAKFLRELGITLVSHTVAIGTAEQDSDTEPALPTAADVESLDADPVRCFDADLSAAMVAQIDAAKKAGDTLGGVVEVVAYDLPPGLGSHVHWDRRLDSRLAGALMGIQAIKGVEVGDGFLTTKRPGSQAHDELEVGPDGFRRVSNRAGGTEGGMSTGGPLRVRAGMKPIATVPRALATVDVETGEAAKANHQRSDVCAVPAAGVVAEAMVALVLAEAVVEKFGGDSVAETKRNLDAYAAAIPENLRIGQ
- a CDS encoding prepilin peptidase, giving the protein MDTGVLHGMVIGLTVLIAFAVGLVLARTTRFWLNDDTQLARVESSRLYRGWVPVLIGLVLAAAAAWAFPLHQLVGSGWSAYAPLSGTTFTPPQPNSADRIGTACLLGLAAGTTPFLFTTDIIVRRLPDRIVLPTAIAGLAVIITGSILGASPAWFTAFFAGLAALVLFALLHLLGRVLRRQTMGLGDVKVSFLVFAVAGLYDMWAPALVLVVMMLIAGVWALIGVIRARRVRGVTIAFGPAMLSGMWLGSMFAPIVL